In the Lepus europaeus isolate LE1 chromosome 18, mLepTim1.pri, whole genome shotgun sequence genome, one interval contains:
- the C18H17orf50 gene encoding uncharacterized protein C17orf50 homolog, whose protein sequence is MACTGTPARTYRSRAAGVGRQDNPAHGCPPRQCRWPGPSRPRRPSVTCPVGVKLGSEQPSGSPGPSPGTAGCVLTSPPAGAKTPLWKKELGKPRATEAEQEEAQEGSEEDDEEGPPEERAAEGSEQPREAQEAEGHERGSVSYSPLRQEPSGQQVALLRRADGGFWGWLSPFALLGGLVAPADRRRSLPEEPCVLETRRRPPRPGCCARCEILFCKKCRILHSPPAYVAHCVLEHTDLGKAGAAGAGEMPHLRAARGAPPRAKRPTVEAGVSIGHLAPARAEPSVT, encoded by the exons ATGGCGTGCACGGGAACCCCGGCGAGGACATACAGGAGCCGCGCGGCgggggtgggcaggcaggacAACCCTGCACACGGCTGCCCGCCCCGGCAGTGCCGCTGGCCCGGGCCATCACGCCCTCGCCGTCCTTCGGTCACCTGCCCTGTCGGGGTAAAGTTAGGAAGTGAGCAACCGTCAGGGTCGCCAGGCCCTTCACCTGGGACAGCGGGGTGTGTCCTGACCTCCCCGCCCGCAGGCGCGAAGACCCCCTTGTGGAAGAAGGAACTGGGAAAGCCCCGGGCCACggaggcagagcaggaggaagcGCAGGAGGGCTCGGAGGAGGACGACGAGGAGGGCCCGCCGGAGGAGCGCGCGGCCGAGGGCTCAGAGCAGCCGCGGGAGGCGCAGGAGGCCGAGGGCCACGAGCGGGGCTCGGTGTCCTACAGCCCGCTGCGCCAGGAGCCCAGCGGCCAGCAGGTGGCGCTGCTGCGGCGCGCCGACGGCGGCTTCTGGGGCTGGCTCAGCCCCTTCGCGCTGCTCGGCGGTCTGGTGGCTCCAGCCGACAG GAGGCGGAGTCTCCCGGAGGAGCCGTGCGTGCTGGAGACGCGGCGGCGACCTCCGCGCCCCGGGTGCTGTGCGCGTTGCGAGATCCTTTTCTGCAAGAAATGCAGGATCCTGCACAGCCCCCCGGCCTACGTGGCGCACTGCGTTCTGGAACACACGGATCTGGGTAAGGCGGGTGCCGCCGGGGCGGGAGAAATGCCCCACCTCAGAGCCGCCCGCGGGGCGCCCCCTCGGGCGAAGAGGCCCACCGTTGAGGCGGGGGTCTCCATTGGCCACCTAGCGCCTGCCAGGGCAGAGCCCAGCGTCACCTAG